A genomic window from Micromonospora sp. WMMA1947 includes:
- a CDS encoding endonuclease/exonuclease/phosphatase family protein, with protein sequence MAGPPRAGTRGGRLATAACWLAVAPVAAWALVRLTGLERGPLVLAIAFTPYVAAVAPVVAVAALALRRRAPAVVAVLAAVALIGAVAPRAIPGDRPAADGPTLRLLTANLRLGSADPAALVDLVRNRRVDVLTVQELTPPLAAELDRLGLATLLPHRSLSPEVGSTGSGVYARHPLRDTGHRRNQGFFFTQAYATVVVPGAPPLRVESAHPAAPYALDVVPDWWTDQRAQPPTTPDGGLSVLAGDFNATLDHAALRDLIATGYTDAADAAGAGFGGTWGPYDGDPIPPVTIDHVLVDRRIAVRAAGTHPVPGSDHRALLAELRLPAG encoded by the coding sequence ATGGCGGGTCCACCCCGGGCGGGCACCCGGGGCGGCCGCCTGGCCACCGCCGCGTGCTGGCTCGCGGTCGCGCCGGTCGCCGCGTGGGCACTGGTACGCCTGACCGGGCTGGAACGCGGTCCACTGGTGCTGGCGATCGCGTTCACGCCGTACGTCGCCGCCGTGGCACCGGTCGTGGCGGTGGCGGCGCTCGCCCTGCGGCGCCGCGCCCCGGCGGTGGTCGCGGTGCTGGCCGCGGTGGCGCTGATCGGCGCGGTGGCGCCCCGCGCGATCCCCGGCGACCGGCCCGCCGCCGACGGGCCGACGCTGCGGCTGCTCACCGCCAACCTGCGCCTCGGCTCGGCCGACCCGGCGGCGCTGGTGGACCTGGTCCGGAACCGCCGGGTCGACGTGCTCACGGTGCAGGAACTCACCCCGCCGCTGGCGGCCGAGCTGGACCGGCTCGGCCTGGCCACGCTGCTGCCGCACCGGTCGCTGAGCCCGGAGGTCGGCTCGACCGGCTCCGGCGTGTACGCCCGGCACCCGCTGCGCGACACCGGTCACCGGCGCAACCAGGGGTTCTTCTTCACCCAGGCGTACGCGACGGTGGTGGTGCCGGGGGCGCCGCCGCTGCGGGTGGAGTCGGCGCACCCGGCCGCGCCGTACGCCCTCGACGTGGTGCCGGACTGGTGGACCGACCAGCGCGCCCAGCCGCCGACCACCCCGGACGGCGGGCTGAGCGTGCTGGCCGGGGACTTCAACGCCACGCTCGACCACGCCGCGCTGCGGGACCTGATCGCCACCGGCTACACCGACGCGGCGGACGCGGCCGGAGCCGGGTTCGGCGGCACCTGGGGCCCGTACGACGGCGACCCGATCCCGCCGGTCACCATCGACCACGTGCTCGTCGACCGGCGCATCGCGGTGCGCGCCGCCGGCACCCATCCGGTGCCGGGGAGCGACCACCGCGCGCTGCTGGCCGAGCTGCGCCTGCCCGCCGGATGA
- the cimA gene encoding citramalate synthase, translating into MTFQVYDTTLRDGAQREGLTYSVVDKLAVARLLDDLGVGFIEGGWPGAVPKDTEFFRRARTELELRHAILVAFGATRKAGLAVEDDPQVRGLLDAQTPAVALVAKADLRHVERALRTTAEENLAMIRDTVSYLVAQGRRVFVDGEHCYDGFRFDPGYTAAVAETALAAGAERFVLCDTNGGMLPSQVTAVIEGLVARTGIAPERLGMHAQNDTACAVANTIAAVEAGVRHVQGTANGYGERPGNADIFAIVANLQLKLGMPVLPEGCLEQMVRVSHAIAEIANIAPDTHQAYVGAAAFAHKAGLHASAIKVDPLLYNHVEPTVVGNDMRILVTEMAGRASIELKSRELGLDLAGHPDTLSRVTGRVKELEADGWSFEAADASFELLVRSELPDAAPARPFALESYRVIVEHREDGAVVSEATVKIRVRGERVIATAEGNGPVNALDEALRVGLARHYPELRDFELADYKVRILEGSHGTGAVTRVLVETAGVGRDWTTVGVHPNVVEASWHALVDALTYGLDRARVAGGTAA; encoded by the coding sequence ATGACGTTCCAGGTGTACGACACGACGTTGCGCGACGGCGCGCAGCGCGAAGGGCTCACGTACTCGGTGGTCGACAAGCTGGCGGTGGCCCGCCTGCTCGACGACCTCGGAGTCGGCTTCATCGAGGGCGGCTGGCCGGGCGCGGTGCCCAAGGACACCGAGTTCTTCCGCCGCGCCCGCACCGAGCTGGAGCTGCGGCACGCGATCCTGGTCGCCTTCGGAGCCACCCGCAAGGCGGGCCTCGCGGTCGAGGACGACCCGCAGGTGCGCGGCCTGCTCGACGCACAGACCCCGGCCGTGGCCCTGGTCGCCAAGGCGGACCTGCGGCACGTGGAGCGGGCGCTGCGCACCACCGCCGAGGAGAACCTCGCCATGATCCGCGACACCGTGTCGTACCTGGTGGCGCAGGGGCGGCGCGTCTTCGTCGACGGGGAGCACTGCTACGACGGGTTCCGGTTCGACCCCGGCTACACCGCCGCCGTGGCGGAGACCGCGCTGGCCGCCGGCGCCGAGCGCTTCGTGCTCTGCGACACCAACGGCGGCATGCTGCCCTCCCAGGTCACCGCCGTGATCGAGGGACTGGTGGCGCGGACCGGGATCGCGCCGGAACGACTCGGCATGCACGCGCAGAACGACACCGCCTGCGCCGTCGCCAACACGATCGCCGCGGTCGAGGCGGGCGTCCGGCACGTGCAGGGCACCGCCAACGGGTACGGCGAACGCCCCGGCAACGCCGACATCTTCGCGATCGTCGCCAATCTTCAGCTCAAGCTGGGCATGCCCGTCCTACCGGAGGGCTGCCTGGAACAGATGGTGCGGGTCTCGCACGCCATCGCCGAGATCGCCAACATCGCCCCCGACACCCACCAGGCCTACGTCGGGGCCGCCGCCTTCGCTCACAAGGCGGGGCTGCACGCGAGCGCGATCAAGGTCGACCCGTTGCTCTACAACCACGTGGAACCCACCGTGGTGGGCAACGACATGCGGATCCTGGTGACCGAGATGGCCGGCCGGGCCAGCATCGAGCTCAAGAGCCGTGAGCTCGGTCTGGACCTGGCCGGCCATCCGGACACCCTGTCCCGGGTCACCGGGCGGGTCAAGGAGCTGGAGGCCGACGGCTGGTCGTTCGAGGCCGCCGACGCCTCGTTCGAGCTGCTGGTCCGCTCCGAGCTGCCGGATGCCGCGCCGGCCCGGCCGTTCGCGCTGGAGTCGTACCGGGTGATCGTCGAGCACCGCGAGGACGGTGCCGTGGTCTCCGAGGCGACGGTGAAGATCCGGGTACGCGGTGAGCGGGTGATCGCCACCGCCGAGGGCAACGGCCCGGTCAACGCGCTGGACGAGGCGCTGCGGGTCGGCCTGGCCCGGCACTACCCGGAGCTGCGCGACTTCGAGCTGGCCGACTACAAGGTCCGCATCCTGGAGGGCAGCCACGGCACCGGCGCGGTGACGCGCGTGCTGGTGGAGACCGCCGGCGTCGGCCGCGACTGGACCACGGTGGGCGTGCACCCGAACGTGGTCGAGGCGAGCTGGCACGCCCTTGTCGACGCGCTCACCTACGGCCTGGACCGGGCCCGGGTGGCGGGCGGGACGGCGGCCTGA
- a CDS encoding carboxymuconolactone decarboxylase family protein — translation MGLDAIKAGLPEYAKDIRLNLGSTITTSTLKPEQAWGTALACAVAARNPVVLREIAAEAAGHLTPEAVEAAKGAAAVMAMNNVYYRAKHLIGDEQYASLPARLRMQIIARPGVEKTDFELWCLAVSAITGCGVCLESHEKTLRAAGFSREQVHEGLRIAAVVHAAAVTLDAEAALA, via the coding sequence ATGGGTCTCGACGCGATCAAGGCGGGCCTGCCCGAGTACGCCAAGGACATCCGGCTCAACCTCGGCTCCACCATCACCACCTCGACGCTGAAGCCGGAGCAGGCGTGGGGCACCGCCCTGGCCTGCGCGGTGGCGGCCCGCAACCCGGTGGTGCTGCGGGAGATCGCCGCCGAGGCGGCCGGTCACCTCACCCCCGAGGCGGTCGAGGCCGCCAAGGGCGCGGCGGCGGTCATGGCGATGAACAACGTCTACTACCGGGCCAAGCACCTGATCGGCGACGAGCAGTACGCGTCGCTGCCGGCCCGGCTGCGGATGCAGATCATCGCCCGCCCCGGCGTGGAGAAGACCGACTTCGAGCTGTGGTGCCTCGCCGTCTCGGCGATCACCGGCTGCGGCGTCTGCCTGGAGTCGCACGAGAAGACGCTGCGCGCCGCCGGGTTCAGCCGTGAGCAGGTGCACGAGGGGCTGCGGATCGCCGCCGTCGTCCACGCCGCCGCGGTGACCCTGGACGCGGAGGCCGCACTGGCCTGA
- a CDS encoding PRC-barrel domain containing protein, protein MDELDPRATHGGTEPILDDGRGAVAGGAPAGAFDPWRYRDEAGVASADLTGYKVEATDGAIGKIDRTSHEVDDSYLVVDTGPWIFGKKVMLPAGTVNHVDHDARTVHVDREKDQIKAAPEYDESSHADPGFRDRLGGYYGENHSALPPDVPPRI, encoded by the coding sequence ATGGACGAACTGGACCCGCGCGCCACGCACGGCGGCACCGAGCCGATCCTCGACGACGGCCGGGGCGCGGTCGCCGGCGGCGCTCCGGCCGGTGCCTTCGACCCGTGGCGTTACCGCGACGAGGCGGGTGTGGCGAGCGCCGACCTGACCGGCTACAAGGTCGAGGCCACCGACGGCGCCATCGGCAAGATCGACCGGACGAGTCACGAGGTGGACGACAGCTACCTGGTCGTGGACACCGGGCCGTGGATCTTCGGCAAGAAGGTGATGCTCCCGGCCGGCACCGTGAACCACGTCGACCACGACGCCCGCACCGTGCACGTCGACCGGGAGAAGGACCAGATCAAGGCCGCTCCCGAGTACGACGAGTCCAGCCACGCCGACCCGGGCTTCCGGGACCGGCTGGGCGGCTACTACGGCGAGAACCACTCGGCGCTGCCGCCGGACGTACCGCCGCGCATCTGA
- a CDS encoding tyrosine-protein phosphatase, protein MSDVDAPESPFPALFNFRDVGGYAAGDGRTVRRGRLYRSDSLHRIDETDRSAFTALGIRTVIDLRRPSEVERDGRVPDYDGLTYRHIHPEHADWGANRFDDSGVSLARYLADRYADLARTGTAGLAEAVGLIADSANAPVVVHCVAGKDRTGIVCALTLSVLGVPDEDVVADYALSTAASRRFTAWVRSTLPDAEEPPPPFLESPAETMELFLTELRAGYGSVEGYLTHAGVTDAQLESLRTHLLD, encoded by the coding sequence GTGTCGGATGTGGACGCTCCCGAGAGCCCCTTCCCCGCCCTGTTCAACTTCCGCGACGTCGGCGGCTACGCCGCCGGTGACGGACGCACCGTCCGCCGTGGCCGGCTCTACCGCTCCGACTCGCTGCACCGCATCGACGAGACCGACCGGAGCGCGTTCACCGCGCTCGGCATCCGCACCGTGATCGACCTGCGCCGGCCGTCCGAGGTGGAACGCGACGGGCGGGTGCCCGACTACGACGGCCTGACCTACCGGCACATCCACCCCGAGCACGCCGACTGGGGCGCGAACCGGTTCGACGACTCCGGCGTCAGCCTGGCCCGCTACCTGGCCGACCGGTACGCCGACCTGGCGCGTACCGGCACCGCCGGGCTCGCCGAGGCGGTCGGGCTGATCGCCGACAGCGCCAACGCCCCGGTGGTGGTGCACTGCGTCGCCGGCAAGGACCGCACCGGCATCGTCTGCGCGCTCACGCTCTCCGTGCTCGGGGTGCCAGACGAGGACGTGGTCGCCGACTACGCGCTCAGCACCGCCGCGTCGCGGCGCTTCACCGCCTGGGTCCGCTCCACGCTGCCGGACGCGGAGGAACCGCCACCGCCGTTCCTGGAGTCACCGGCCGAGACGATGGAGCTGTTCCTCACGGAGTTGCGCGCCGGCTACGGCTCCGTCGAGGGCTACCTGACCCATGCGGGCGTCACCGACGCGCAGCTGGAGTCCCTGCGTACCCACCTCCTGGACTGA
- a CDS encoding branched-chain amino acid aminotransferase, producing MSGGDMLDFEIRPNPAPVSAADRAALLANPGFGRVFTDHMVTIRYAEGKGWYDARLEARAPIPMDPAAAVLHYAQEIFEGLKAYRTGDAVTMFRPEANAARFNASARRLAMPELPGETFVESLRRLVEIDQAWIPEHEDASLYLRPFMFASEVFLGVRPANEYLYCVIASPAGAYFAGGVKPVTVWVSPDYTRAAPGGTGAAKCGGNYAASLAAQAEAIEAGCDQVVFLDAVQRRYVDELGGMNVFFVYDDGSIVTPPLGGTILPGITRDAILTLAAEAGHEVREAPVSFDDWRADAASGRLREVFACGTAAVITPIGGVRFPDGEFLVGGGEPGRATMALRQKLVDIQRGRAADPHGWVTRVL from the coding sequence ATGAGCGGTGGTGACATGCTCGATTTCGAGATCCGTCCGAATCCCGCGCCGGTATCCGCCGCCGACCGGGCCGCCCTGCTGGCGAACCCGGGCTTCGGCCGGGTGTTCACCGATCACATGGTCACCATCCGCTACGCCGAGGGCAAGGGCTGGTACGACGCCCGCCTGGAGGCACGCGCGCCGATCCCGATGGACCCGGCCGCGGCCGTGCTGCACTACGCGCAGGAGATCTTCGAGGGGCTGAAGGCGTACCGCACCGGTGACGCGGTGACGATGTTCCGCCCGGAGGCCAACGCGGCCCGGTTCAACGCGTCCGCCCGCCGGCTGGCCATGCCGGAGCTGCCGGGGGAGACGTTCGTGGAGTCGCTGCGCCGCCTGGTCGAGATCGACCAGGCGTGGATTCCCGAGCACGAGGACGCCAGCCTCTACCTGCGTCCGTTCATGTTCGCCAGCGAGGTCTTCCTCGGGGTGCGCCCGGCCAACGAATACCTCTACTGCGTCATCGCCTCGCCCGCCGGGGCGTACTTCGCCGGTGGCGTGAAGCCGGTGACGGTCTGGGTCTCGCCGGACTACACCCGGGCCGCGCCCGGCGGCACCGGCGCGGCCAAGTGCGGCGGCAACTACGCCGCCTCGCTCGCCGCGCAGGCCGAGGCGATCGAGGCCGGCTGCGACCAGGTGGTGTTCCTGGACGCGGTGCAGCGGCGGTACGTCGACGAGCTGGGCGGCATGAACGTCTTCTTCGTCTACGACGACGGCAGCATCGTCACCCCGCCGCTGGGCGGCACGATCCTGCCGGGCATCACCCGCGACGCGATCCTCACCCTCGCCGCCGAGGCCGGGCACGAGGTGCGGGAGGCGCCGGTCAGCTTCGACGACTGGCGGGCCGACGCGGCGAGCGGCCGGCTGCGCGAGGTGTTCGCCTGCGGCACCGCCGCCGTGATCACCCCGATCGGCGGCGTGCGCTTCCCCGACGGCGAGTTCCTCGTGGGCGGCGGCGAGCCGGGCCGGGCCACGATGGCGTTGCGGCAGAAGCTCGTCGACATCCAGCGCGGCCGCGCCGCCGACCCGCACGGCTGGGTCACCCGGGTCCTCTGA
- a CDS encoding 3-isopropylmalate dehydrogenase — protein MAHIAVVAGDGIGPEVVAQARKVLDAVVPGIEATEYDLGAARYHRTGEVLPDSVLDELAGHDAILLGAVGDPTVPPGVLERGLLLKLRFAFDQYVNLRPSRLWPGVAGPLAAVKPGEVDLVVVREGTEGLYAGAGGALHRDTPAEVATEESLNTRHGVERVIRDAFTRAGRRERRKVTLVHKTNVLTHAGSLWARAFAAVAAEHPDVTTEYQHIDAAAMFLVTNPSRYDVVVTDNLFGDILTDIAAAVTGGIGLAASGCINPEGRYPSMFEPVHGSAPDIAGQGVADPVAAVLSAALLLDQLGHADAAARVTAAVGTELAARTPGAPLRTEEVGDRLAAYAVP, from the coding sequence GTGGCACACATCGCGGTGGTGGCCGGCGACGGCATCGGACCCGAGGTGGTCGCGCAGGCCCGCAAGGTCCTCGACGCGGTGGTGCCCGGGATCGAGGCCACCGAGTACGACCTGGGCGCGGCGCGCTATCACCGCACCGGCGAGGTGCTGCCCGACTCCGTCCTCGACGAGCTGGCCGGTCACGACGCGATCCTGCTCGGCGCGGTGGGCGACCCGACGGTGCCGCCGGGCGTGCTGGAGCGCGGCCTGCTGCTCAAGCTGCGGTTCGCCTTCGACCAGTACGTCAACCTGCGCCCGTCCCGGCTCTGGCCCGGCGTCGCCGGCCCGCTCGCCGCGGTCAAGCCCGGCGAGGTCGACCTCGTCGTGGTCCGCGAGGGCACCGAGGGGCTGTACGCGGGCGCCGGTGGCGCGCTGCACCGGGACACCCCGGCCGAGGTGGCCACCGAGGAGAGCCTGAACACCCGGCACGGCGTCGAGCGGGTGATCCGCGACGCGTTCACCCGCGCCGGCCGCCGGGAGCGGCGCAAGGTCACGCTCGTGCACAAGACCAACGTGCTCACGCACGCCGGGTCGCTCTGGGCGCGCGCCTTCGCCGCGGTGGCCGCCGAGCACCCGGACGTGACCACGGAGTACCAGCACATCGACGCCGCCGCGATGTTCCTGGTGACGAACCCGTCCCGGTACGACGTGGTGGTCACCGACAACCTGTTCGGCGACATCCTCACCGACATCGCCGCCGCCGTGACCGGTGGCATCGGGCTCGCGGCCAGCGGCTGCATCAACCCCGAGGGGCGCTACCCGTCGATGTTCGAGCCGGTGCACGGCTCGGCGCCGGACATCGCCGGCCAGGGCGTCGCCGACCCGGTCGCCGCGGTGCTGTCCGCCGCGCTGCTGCTGGACCAGCTCGGCCACGCCGACGCCGCCGCCCGGGTCACCGCCGCGGTCGGCACCGAGCTGGCCGCGCGTACGCCGGGGGCGCCGCTGCGCACCGAGGAGGTCGGCGACCGGCTCGCCGCCTACGCCGTACCCTGA
- a CDS encoding FAD:protein FMN transferase has protein sequence MRIEHRRAHWADEQPRTRWIDQSAFRPLRPDLHLGANHRVERAGTATSGRISVRHTVTTSTADYTLLLNAPEWFGHRAVSEALRDAVAELRAVDLTYGPNRPDSLVSRLRRDEISPDSYPPLADLVDLCAAMRAATDGWFDAWAVPGGFDPGGLLGGWAVERAAARLRAAGIHDYAVLTGADLTVRGHAAHGGPWRVAVHHPTDTRRTPVVLEMTTGSVGTSGVTGRRGHVVDPHTGEPTDRLVAATVLGPNLAVADAYATALYAAGPAGLAWFRHDADYRPLFAHHRR, from the coding sequence ATGCGGATCGAGCACCGGCGGGCCCACTGGGCGGACGAACAACCACGTACCCGTTGGATCGACCAGTCCGCGTTCCGCCCGCTCCGGCCGGACCTGCACCTGGGCGCCAACCACCGCGTCGAGCGGGCCGGCACCGCGACCTCCGGCCGGATCAGCGTCCGGCACACGGTGACCACCTCGACCGCCGACTACACCCTGCTGCTCAACGCGCCGGAGTGGTTCGGCCACCGGGCGGTGAGCGAGGCGCTGCGTGACGCCGTCGCCGAGCTGCGCGCCGTCGACCTCACCTACGGCCCGAACCGGCCGGACAGCCTCGTGTCCCGGCTGCGCCGCGACGAGATCAGCCCCGACTCGTACCCCCCGCTGGCCGACCTGGTCGACCTCTGCGCCGCGATGCGGGCGGCGACCGACGGCTGGTTCGACGCCTGGGCGGTGCCCGGCGGCTTCGACCCGGGCGGCCTGCTCGGCGGCTGGGCGGTGGAGCGGGCCGCGGCGCGGTTGCGCGCCGCCGGCATCCACGACTACGCCGTGCTCACCGGCGCCGACCTGACGGTACGCGGACACGCGGCGCACGGCGGGCCGTGGCGCGTCGCGGTGCACCACCCCACCGACACCCGGCGCACGCCCGTCGTGCTGGAGATGACCACGGGCTCGGTCGGCACCTCCGGCGTCACCGGCCGCCGCGGGCACGTCGTCGACCCGCACACCGGGGAGCCGACCGACCGGCTGGTGGCCGCCACCGTGCTCGGGCCGAACCTGGCAGTCGCCGACGCCTACGCCACCGCCCTGTACGCCGCCGGACCGGCCGGGCTGGCCTGGTTCCGCCACGACGCGGACTACCGCCCCCTGTTCGCGCACCACCGGCGCTGA
- the serA gene encoding phosphoglycerate dehydrogenase, which produces MNPVVLIAEELAPAAIEVLAHDFDVRHVDGTDRPALLSALSEADAVIVRSATQIDAEAIAAAPRLKVVARAGVGLDNVEVPAATARGVMVVNAPTSNIVSAAEQALALLLAVARNTASASAALKAGEWKRSKYTGVEIQGKTVGVVGLGRIGVLFAQRIAAFGTRLIAYDPYIQPARAAQLGVRLVGLEELLRESDFISIHLPKTPETVGLIGEKELAIVKPGVRIVNAARGGLVDEQALADAIAEGRVAGAGVDVYAKEPCTSSPLFAFDNVVATPHLGASTNEAQDKAGLAVAKSVKLALQGEFVPDAVNVQAGGVVAEDVRPLLPLAEKLGRAFTALAGGVAASVTVEVRGEIAAHDVSVLKLAATKGLFSSVVEEQVTYVNAPHLAAERGVEVTLATPGETVDHPNLVTVRGALPDGRTVRVSGTVAHTGTRDVFKLTEVDGFDVEIGAEGILVFLRYADRPGVVGTVGTLLGEAGVNIAAMQVARREAGGETLMTLTVDQALGADLLTSAADSIGAVAASAADLRDE; this is translated from the coding sequence ATGAATCCTGTCGTACTGATCGCCGAAGAACTCGCCCCCGCCGCCATCGAGGTGCTCGCGCACGACTTCGACGTGCGCCACGTGGACGGCACCGACCGCCCCGCTCTGCTCTCCGCCCTCTCCGAGGCCGACGCGGTGATCGTACGCAGCGCCACCCAGATCGACGCCGAGGCGATCGCCGCCGCGCCGCGGCTGAAGGTGGTCGCCCGGGCCGGCGTCGGGCTGGACAACGTCGAGGTGCCCGCCGCCACGGCACGTGGCGTCATGGTCGTCAACGCTCCCACCTCCAACATCGTCTCCGCCGCCGAGCAGGCCCTCGCGCTGCTGCTCGCCGTGGCCCGGAACACCGCCAGCGCCAGCGCCGCGCTCAAGGCGGGGGAGTGGAAGCGGTCCAAGTACACCGGCGTCGAGATCCAGGGCAAGACCGTGGGCGTGGTCGGCCTCGGCCGTATCGGCGTGCTCTTCGCGCAGCGCATCGCCGCGTTCGGCACCCGGCTGATCGCGTACGACCCGTACATCCAGCCGGCCCGCGCCGCGCAGCTCGGTGTCCGCCTGGTCGGGCTGGAGGAGCTGCTGCGGGAGAGCGACTTCATCTCGATCCACCTGCCGAAGACGCCGGAGACGGTCGGCCTGATCGGCGAGAAGGAACTGGCGATCGTCAAGCCGGGCGTCCGGATCGTCAACGCGGCCCGGGGCGGTCTGGTCGACGAGCAGGCGCTCGCCGACGCGATCGCGGAGGGCCGGGTCGCCGGCGCCGGCGTCGACGTGTACGCCAAGGAACCGTGCACCTCCTCGCCGCTGTTCGCCTTCGACAACGTGGTGGCCACCCCGCACCTGGGCGCCTCCACGAACGAGGCGCAGGACAAGGCCGGCCTCGCGGTGGCCAAGAGCGTCAAGCTCGCGCTGCAGGGCGAGTTCGTCCCGGACGCGGTGAACGTGCAGGCCGGCGGCGTGGTCGCCGAGGACGTCCGCCCGCTCCTGCCGCTGGCCGAGAAGCTGGGCCGGGCGTTCACCGCCCTGGCCGGCGGGGTGGCCGCCAGCGTCACCGTCGAGGTGCGCGGCGAGATCGCCGCCCACGACGTGTCGGTGCTCAAGCTCGCCGCGACCAAGGGGCTGTTCAGCTCCGTGGTGGAGGAGCAGGTCACCTACGTCAACGCGCCGCACCTGGCGGCCGAGCGGGGTGTCGAGGTCACGCTCGCCACGCCGGGCGAGACGGTCGACCACCCGAACCTGGTGACCGTGCGCGGGGCGCTGCCGGACGGGCGCACCGTCCGCGTCTCCGGCACCGTGGCGCACACCGGCACCCGCGACGTGTTCAAGTTGACCGAGGTGGACGGTTTCGACGTGGAGATCGGCGCGGAGGGCATCCTGGTCTTCCTGCGCTACGCCGACCGGCCCGGCGTGGTCGGCACCGTCGGCACCCTGCTCGGCGAGGCCGGCGTCAACATCGCCGCCATGCAGGTGGCCCGCCGCGAGGCCGGTGGTGAGACGCTGATGACGCTCACCGTCGACCAGGCGCTCGGCGCCGACCTGCTCACCTCCGCGGCCGACTCGATCGGCGCGGTCGCGGCCAGCGCGGCCGACCTGCGCGACGAGTAG
- a CDS encoding tetratricopeptide repeat protein: MSVMVRIALLRPMVRLGPHRWGPRLAEVLLTRSQMVSGLPGSTARRTAAAEEAVTLCRRLAAERPDQHRVALARALVARAAAPDTVPVAEAIGQLREAIAYVEDTDDRSELVVLATARGLLALNLHLCGEVREALRQALRARATWRACGALRPPERMRLARALLAIGDGKESLGRTEEANTVRREALELHRGLSAYRRIQWTGIGASAATDLAQGLAATGAAREALDLIKESRVDVELWSRVQPRSGRPLLARAMLIEAECRAQLDEPEAAVRLAEQAVGRQRATATAGTPHAGAALAHGLLVLGDLTARSGRPDDAAAHLTEAAALARNGHDDVLARALLDMLELRAAAEDRAAVDVLLAELLPLCRENAGRLPEVWRPRLARALLLRCALTVDEPTTGSGGLPAEAPGRCGTAPPDGPAEDGLAGGGAGPDGDGLAAGREAVELARLLAGGDPAYRDLLGRCLFTLAGAVDLAGDPRGSAELLRECVTVRRELFGVDPVASRLGLAEALCNLGNRMHALDRLEEAVGIYRECLDLLRADPDRIDRAELLTPLRNLGLTLSRLNRGAEAERVRDEVAAVQETVGAGRSDPS, encoded by the coding sequence ATGTCGGTAATGGTCCGGATCGCGCTGTTACGGCCGATGGTCCGGCTGGGCCCGCACCGGTGGGGGCCACGGTTGGCCGAGGTCCTGCTCACCCGGTCCCAGATGGTGAGCGGGCTGCCGGGCTCGACCGCCCGGCGCACGGCGGCGGCCGAGGAGGCGGTCACGCTCTGCCGGCGGCTGGCCGCCGAGCGGCCGGACCAGCACCGGGTCGCCCTGGCCCGGGCGCTGGTGGCCCGGGCCGCCGCGCCCGACACGGTTCCCGTCGCCGAGGCGATCGGCCAGCTCCGGGAGGCCATCGCGTACGTCGAGGACACCGACGACCGGTCGGAACTGGTGGTGCTCGCCACCGCCCGCGGGCTCCTCGCGCTGAACCTCCACCTGTGCGGGGAGGTGCGGGAGGCGCTCAGGCAGGCGCTGCGGGCCCGGGCGACCTGGCGCGCCTGCGGGGCGTTGCGTCCGCCGGAGCGGATGCGGTTGGCGCGGGCCCTGCTGGCGATCGGTGACGGCAAGGAGTCGCTGGGCCGGACGGAGGAGGCGAACACGGTCCGGCGAGAGGCGCTGGAGCTGCATCGCGGGCTTTCCGCCTATCGGCGGATCCAGTGGACAGGCATCGGCGCGTCCGCCGCGACGGACCTCGCCCAGGGCTTGGCGGCCACCGGTGCGGCACGCGAGGCCCTCGATTTGATCAAGGAGTCCCGCGTCGACGTGGAGCTGTGGAGCCGGGTCCAGCCCCGGTCGGGGCGACCGCTGCTGGCCCGGGCCATGCTGATCGAAGCGGAGTGCCGGGCGCAGTTGGACGAGCCGGAGGCGGCCGTGCGGCTCGCGGAGCAGGCCGTCGGCCGGCAGCGCGCGACGGCGACGGCCGGAACGCCGCACGCCGGGGCCGCGCTGGCACACGGGCTGCTCGTCCTCGGCGACCTCACCGCCCGGTCCGGCCGGCCGGACGACGCGGCCGCGCACCTGACCGAGGCGGCGGCGCTCGCCCGCAACGGCCACGACGACGTGCTGGCCCGGGCCCTGTTGGACATGCTCGAGCTGCGGGCCGCGGCCGAAGACCGGGCTGCGGTCGACGTCCTGCTGGCCGAGTTACTTCCGCTCTGCCGGGAGAACGCCGGGCGGCTGCCGGAGGTCTGGCGTCCCCGGCTCGCCCGCGCCCTGCTGCTCCGCTGCGCGCTGACAGTGGACGAGCCGACGACGGGCTCCGGCGGTTTGCCGGCGGAGGCACCAGGCCGGTGCGGGACAGCGCCGCCGGACGGACCGGCGGAGGACGGCCTGGCGGGCGGGGGCGCCGGGCCGGACGGAGACGGCCTGGCGGCCGGACGGGAGGCGGTCGAGCTGGCCCGGTTGCTGGCCGGCGGCGACCCGGCGTACCGGGACCTGCTCGGGCGGTGCCTCTTCACGCTCGCGGGCGCGGTGGACCTGGCCGGTGACCCGCGCGGGTCGGCCGAGCTGCTGCGCGAGTGCGTGACAGTGCGCCGCGAGCTGTTCGGCGTCGACCCGGTGGCGAGCCGGCTCGGGTTGGCGGAGGCCCTGTGCAACCTGGGCAACCGGATGCACGCCCTCGACCGGCTGGAGGAGGCGGTGGGGATCTACCGGGAGTGCCTCGATCTGCTGCGCGCCGACCCGGACCGGATCGACCGGGCGGAGCTGCTCACCCCGCTGCGCAACCTCGGGCTCACGCTGTCGCGTCTGAACCGCGGGGCCGAGGCGGAGCGGGTCCGGGACGAGGTCGCGGCCGTTCAGGAGACGGTCGGCGCCGGTCGCTCCGATCCGTCGTGA